The Mycolicibacterium flavescens genome has a segment encoding these proteins:
- the mrpD gene encoding formate hydrogenlyase subunit 3/multisubunit Na+/H+ antiporter, MnhD subunit, giving the protein MTLAATLIPLPVLLPTLGAAATLIAGRRPRLQRLLTLVVLSVVVAVCGALLYLADRDGTLVLHVGGWGQSVPGMGPLGITLVVDRLSALMLVVSAIVLLAVVFYAIGQGVRDGDERQPVSIFMPTYLVLSAGVCMAFLAGDLFNLFVGFEVLLAASFVLLTVGASKDRVRAGISYVMVSMVGSLIFLFGLALVYGATGTLNLAELSVRLEEVSGGVRSAMFAVLLVAFGIKAAVFPLSAWLPDSYPTAPAPVTAVFAGLLTKVGVYSIIRAHSLLFPDGGLDPVLLVAALLTMLIGILGAIAQSDIKRLLSFTLVSHIGYMVFGIALSNQLGMSGAIYYVAHHILVQTTLFLVVGLIERQAGASTMDRLGGLAAASPLLAFVFVIPALNLGGIPPFSGFIGKVALLEAGAQDGSVLAWTLVAGGVVTSLLTLYVVVRVWTKAFWRSREDAPEGHLSAALPSALLDEPEDIQFVDRDHVGRMPAGMVGPTGALIAAGLALTVLAGPIFAYSERASNEVLDRSEYITAVVGPR; this is encoded by the coding sequence ATGACGTTGGCGGCCACCTTGATACCCCTGCCCGTCCTGCTCCCGACGCTGGGCGCGGCGGCAACGCTGATCGCGGGCCGGCGGCCACGACTGCAGCGGCTCCTCACCCTCGTCGTGTTGTCTGTCGTCGTCGCGGTGTGTGGCGCGCTGCTCTACCTCGCCGACAGGGACGGCACGCTCGTGCTCCACGTCGGCGGCTGGGGACAGTCGGTGCCCGGGATGGGTCCGCTGGGCATCACGCTGGTGGTGGACCGGTTGTCGGCGCTGATGCTCGTCGTCTCGGCGATCGTGTTGCTGGCCGTGGTGTTCTACGCCATCGGACAGGGTGTCCGCGACGGTGACGAACGCCAACCGGTGTCGATCTTCATGCCCACCTACCTGGTGTTGTCGGCCGGCGTCTGCATGGCGTTCCTCGCCGGTGACCTGTTCAACCTTTTCGTCGGTTTCGAGGTGCTGCTGGCCGCGAGCTTCGTGCTGCTGACGGTCGGAGCCAGCAAGGACCGTGTCCGCGCAGGCATCTCGTATGTGATGGTGTCGATGGTCGGGTCGCTGATCTTCCTGTTCGGCCTCGCCCTCGTCTACGGCGCCACCGGGACACTGAACTTGGCGGAACTCTCCGTGCGACTCGAGGAGGTGTCGGGCGGAGTCCGTTCGGCGATGTTCGCCGTGCTGCTGGTGGCGTTCGGCATCAAGGCCGCGGTGTTCCCGCTCTCGGCCTGGCTGCCCGACTCCTATCCGACCGCACCCGCACCGGTCACCGCCGTGTTCGCCGGCCTGCTCACGAAGGTCGGCGTCTATTCGATCATTCGGGCGCACTCGCTGTTGTTCCCCGACGGAGGGCTCGACCCGGTGCTGTTGGTCGCCGCGTTGTTGACGATGCTGATCGGCATCCTCGGTGCGATCGCGCAGAGCGACATCAAACGACTGCTGTCGTTCACGCTGGTGAGCCACATCGGCTACATGGTGTTCGGCATCGCGTTGTCCAACCAGCTTGGCATGTCCGGTGCCATTTACTATGTGGCGCACCATATTCTGGTGCAGACCACACTGTTCCTGGTCGTCGGGTTGATCGAACGCCAGGCCGGGGCGTCGACCATGGACCGCTTGGGCGGTTTGGCGGCAGCCAGTCCGCTGCTCGCCTTCGTGTTCGTCATCCCCGCGCTTAATCTCGGTGGCATACCACCGTTCTCCGGTTTCATCGGCAAGGTCGCGCTGCTCGAGGCCGGCGCGCAGGACGGCTCGGTACTGGCCTGGACGCTGGTGGCCGGCGGTGTGGTGACGAGCTTGCTGACGCTGTACGTGGTCGTGCGGGTGTGGACCAAGGCGTTCTGGCGCTCGCGCGAGGACGCGCCCGAAGGCCATCTGTCCGCGGCGCTGCCGTCGGCGTTGCTCGACGAACCCGAGGACATCCAGTTCGTCGACCGCGACCACGTCGGCCGCATGCCGGCCGGGATGGTCGGGCCCACGGGTGCGCTGATTGCGGCCGGGCTCGCGCTGACGGTGCTCGCCGGACCGATATTCGCGTACAGCGAAAGGGCTTCCAACGAGGTACTCGACCGGAGCGAGTACATCACTGCCGTGGTGGGGCCGCGATGA
- a CDS encoding methyltransferase, putative, TIGR00027 family produces MARTDDDSWGITESVGATALGVAWSRALEQNTDCPLFTDPYAQMFVDAAVEQGWQPPSAHMAERIRSIGGYAASRTKWFDEFFIAAGANGIDQVVILAAGLDARAWRLPWIGGTVVYEIDQPRVLTFKVDTLRRHEVQPAAEYIPVPIDLREDWPRALRDAGFDASEPTAWAAEGLLPYLPARGQDVLFERIHKLSAQGSRIAVESFGADFFDPEYLASRREKLAEYRRQAGNDGSDDAFDVQDLWYTEERTEVTDWLTDHGWDVASIAAADLMERYGRCAAGEPDDTTPRTVFVEGQRTC; encoded by the coding sequence ATGGCCAGGACTGACGACGACAGCTGGGGCATCACCGAGAGTGTGGGCGCGACGGCGCTGGGGGTGGCCTGGTCTCGTGCGCTGGAGCAGAACACCGACTGCCCGCTGTTCACCGATCCGTACGCCCAGATGTTCGTCGACGCGGCAGTGGAACAGGGTTGGCAACCGCCCTCTGCCCACATGGCCGAACGCATCCGCTCGATCGGCGGCTACGCGGCGTCGCGCACCAAATGGTTCGACGAGTTCTTCATCGCCGCGGGCGCCAACGGCATCGACCAGGTGGTGATTCTGGCGGCCGGGCTCGACGCGCGGGCCTGGCGCTTGCCGTGGATCGGTGGCACCGTCGTCTACGAGATCGACCAGCCCCGGGTGCTGACGTTCAAGGTCGACACGTTGCGTCGACACGAAGTTCAGCCGGCCGCCGAGTACATCCCGGTGCCGATCGACTTGCGCGAGGATTGGCCGCGGGCTCTGCGGGACGCGGGGTTCGACGCGAGCGAGCCGACCGCGTGGGCCGCCGAGGGGCTTCTCCCCTATCTGCCCGCACGCGGACAAGACGTGTTGTTCGAACGGATCCACAAGCTCAGCGCGCAAGGCAGCCGCATCGCCGTCGAGTCGTTCGGGGCGGACTTCTTCGATCCGGAGTACCTGGCCAGTCGCCGCGAGAAACTGGCCGAGTACCGCAGGCAGGCCGGCAACGACGGTAGCGACGACGCGTTCGACGTACAGGACCTCTGGTACACCGAGGAACGCACCGAGGTAACCGACTGGCTCACCGACCACGGTTGGGACGTCGCCTCGATCGCTGCCGCGGACCTGATGGAACGCTACGGCCGGTGCGCCGCGGGCGAACCCGACGACACAACTCCGCGGACGGTATTCGTCGAGGGACAACGGACCTGCTGA
- the mrpG gene encoding multisubunit sodium/proton antiporter, MrpG subunit → MTGLDILTSVLVLGGSSLALTAAIGIVRFPDTLTRMHAASKPQVLGLLLVIIGAGIRLRGNADIGMLVLTGLFTVITAPVVANRVGQLAYREQNVRDDLLTADEIDEFADHTESGADGQD, encoded by the coding sequence ATGACGGGACTCGACATCCTCACGAGCGTGCTGGTGCTGGGCGGCTCGTCGCTCGCGCTGACCGCCGCGATCGGCATCGTCCGCTTCCCTGACACGTTGACGCGCATGCACGCGGCGTCCAAGCCGCAGGTACTCGGGCTCCTGCTGGTGATCATCGGCGCCGGGATACGGCTGCGCGGCAACGCCGATATCGGCATGCTCGTACTCACCGGCTTGTTCACGGTGATCACCGCACCGGTGGTGGCGAACCGGGTTGGTCAGCTCGCGTATCGGGAACAGAACGTCCGAGACGATCTGTTGACCGCGGACGAGATTGACGAGTTCGCCGACCACACGGAAAGCGGCGCCGATGGCCAGGACTGA
- the ybiR_2 gene encoding Na+/H+ antiporter NhaD-like permease has translation MLAPLLALAIFVVAFWFLATERANKVTTVLVAGGLMTLLGLAPGEEVFYSEHEGIDWNVIFLLLGMMVIVGVVKQTGIFDFLAIWAAKRARGKPFRLMVMLMVITGVASPVLDNVTIIMLVAPVTLVICDRLEIAAQPFIIAEVLASNIGGAATLIGDPPNIIIGSRAGLTFNDFLIHMAPIVAIIFVLFVLFTKVLFRTELRASEMRVDKVMALQERRAIKDFRLLVRSMAVLALVIVGFSFHSVLHVAPSIVALLGAGIMLLVTKVDVNEVLPEVEWPTLVFFMGLFVMVAGLVHTGVIGWIGDAAVNLFGDDFFLAATGLLFGSAVLGAFVDNIPYTATMAPVVEDMAAQAPDAATGRALWWAFALGACFSGNGTAIAASANVVAIGIAQRAGHRISFWQFSRYGIVVTLLSTLLAWVYVWLRYF, from the coding sequence GTGCTGGCTCCGCTTCTGGCGCTAGCGATCTTCGTCGTCGCCTTTTGGTTTCTGGCCACAGAACGCGCCAACAAGGTCACGACGGTTCTGGTCGCCGGCGGGCTGATGACCCTTCTGGGTCTCGCGCCCGGCGAGGAGGTCTTCTACTCCGAACACGAAGGCATCGACTGGAACGTCATCTTCCTGCTGCTGGGCATGATGGTCATCGTCGGAGTCGTGAAACAGACCGGCATTTTCGACTTCCTGGCCATCTGGGCCGCAAAACGCGCCAGGGGCAAACCTTTTCGGCTCATGGTGATGCTGATGGTGATCACCGGGGTGGCCTCGCCCGTGCTGGACAACGTGACGATCATCATGCTCGTCGCCCCGGTGACACTCGTCATCTGCGACCGGTTGGAGATCGCCGCGCAGCCGTTCATCATCGCCGAGGTGCTGGCGTCCAACATCGGCGGTGCGGCGACGCTGATCGGCGATCCGCCCAACATCATCATCGGCAGCCGGGCGGGGTTGACCTTCAACGACTTCCTGATCCACATGGCACCGATCGTGGCGATCATTTTCGTGCTGTTCGTGCTGTTCACCAAAGTGCTGTTCCGGACGGAGTTGCGCGCCAGCGAGATGCGCGTCGACAAGGTGATGGCGCTGCAGGAACGACGGGCCATCAAGGACTTTCGCCTTCTGGTGCGGTCGATGGCGGTGCTCGCGCTGGTCATCGTCGGGTTCAGTTTTCACTCGGTGCTGCACGTGGCACCGTCGATCGTCGCGCTTCTCGGCGCGGGCATCATGCTGCTGGTCACCAAGGTCGACGTCAACGAGGTTCTGCCCGAGGTGGAGTGGCCGACCCTGGTGTTCTTCATGGGGCTCTTCGTCATGGTCGCCGGCCTCGTGCACACCGGGGTGATCGGCTGGATCGGCGATGCGGCGGTCAATTTGTTCGGCGACGATTTCTTCCTTGCCGCCACCGGTCTGCTGTTCGGTTCCGCCGTCCTGGGCGCGTTCGTCGACAACATCCCGTACACGGCCACGATGGCGCCGGTGGTCGAGGACATGGCGGCACAGGCGCCCGATGCCGCGACCGGGCGGGCGCTGTGGTGGGCGTTCGCTCTGGGGGCCTGCTTCTCCGGCAACGGCACCGCGATCGCGGCAAGCGCGAACGTCGTGGCAATCGGCATCGCCCAGCGCGCCGGCCACCGAATCAGCTTCTGGCAGTTTTCCCGCTACGGCATCGTCGTCACGCTGCTCAGCACCCTGTTGGCCTGGGTATATGTGTGGCTGCGGTACTTCTGA
- the mrpA gene encoding NADH:ubiquinone oxidoreductase subunit 5 (chain L)/multisubunit Na+/H+ antiporter, MnhA subunit, with the protein MLTNTTDRSALLAVLLAHAVAAALAPLLVHKWGRKAFYPLALVPLLSLVWVAQNWPSAGGSSTVDVPWVPELSMNITLRFDTLAAIMSVLVLGIGALVLFYCADYFHHHDGRIENRLPSFAAELVAFSGAMFGLVTSDNLLMLYVFWEITSVLSFLLVGHYAERLTSRRAATQALLVTTFGGLAMLVGIIVLGNMAGSYLLSELLESPPTGVAASVGLVLILVGALSKSAIVPLHFWLPGAMAAPTPVSAYLHAAAMVKAGVYLIARMSPSFADSPVWRPIVVSLGLLTMLLAGWRAVREYDLKLILAFGTVSQLGLITVMVGTGGSDMMLGGLAMLVAHAMFKAALFMVVGIIDHATGTRDIRRLAWLGAKARPLFVIAVGASASMAALPPFFGFVAKETDLATVLHTPTLGVFAPVVLVGVVIGSVFTTIYSLRFLFGAFGRKGRPEPSTRVAEMHRPERTFMIAPGILAAAGLAFGIWPVGVGDVLEDYADTVPGGNNEYHLALWHGVNVPLLLSVLVIATGVAAFVGRERLRRFRTMREPLGNADHVYDAVIRRLDLWAVELTAVTQRGSIPATQAAILSTLVLVPTIALAVGARDHPQFRLWGSPLQVVIGLIILAAALGALVMRNRLAAVLLVGVTGYGCGVIFALHGAPDLALTQFLVETLTLVVFVLVLRTLPAEADRVHIRRYRWPRAALALAVGATVTTLAVYAMAARTGTPIASLIPEAAYYRGHGANAVNVLLVDIRAWDTMGEVMVLVVAATGVASMVFRHRRFGAPPRVSDAGQPDIGRLPAIVNTSPAAGDITWLRGSELRDPRHRSLILEVATRVIFPLIMVLSAYFFFAGHNTPGGGFAGGLTAGLALVLRYLAGGRYELGETLPLDAGKILGAGLTLCAGTAFASLLVGAPALSSALIEIDVPVLGTVKFVTALFFDLGVYLIVVGLVLDVLRSLGARIDVELGQEQKTVVSTQ; encoded by the coding sequence GTGCTGACCAACACAACCGATCGGAGTGCCCTGCTCGCCGTCCTGCTCGCACACGCGGTCGCCGCCGCGCTGGCGCCCCTGCTTGTCCACAAGTGGGGGCGCAAGGCCTTCTATCCGCTGGCGCTGGTGCCGCTTCTGTCCCTGGTGTGGGTGGCGCAGAACTGGCCGTCCGCGGGGGGGTCGAGCACCGTCGACGTGCCGTGGGTGCCCGAGCTGTCGATGAACATCACGCTGCGCTTCGACACGCTCGCCGCGATCATGAGCGTGCTGGTTCTCGGCATCGGCGCGCTGGTCCTTTTCTACTGCGCCGACTACTTCCACCACCACGACGGCCGCATCGAGAACCGGTTGCCGAGTTTCGCCGCCGAACTGGTCGCGTTCTCTGGCGCGATGTTCGGGCTGGTCACCAGCGACAACCTGCTGATGCTCTACGTGTTCTGGGAGATCACCTCGGTGCTGTCGTTCCTTCTGGTCGGCCACTACGCCGAACGCCTGACCAGCAGGCGGGCGGCAACCCAGGCGTTGTTGGTCACGACGTTCGGCGGCCTGGCGATGCTGGTCGGCATCATCGTGCTCGGCAACATGGCAGGCTCCTACCTGCTCTCCGAACTCCTTGAATCTCCGCCGACGGGGGTGGCGGCGTCGGTCGGGCTGGTGCTCATCCTCGTCGGCGCGCTGTCGAAGTCGGCGATCGTGCCGCTTCACTTCTGGCTGCCGGGCGCAATGGCCGCACCGACCCCGGTGAGCGCGTACCTGCACGCCGCGGCGATGGTCAAGGCCGGCGTCTATCTGATCGCGCGCATGAGCCCCAGTTTCGCCGACTCCCCGGTGTGGCGGCCCATAGTGGTCTCGCTCGGCCTGTTGACCATGCTGCTGGCCGGTTGGCGCGCGGTGCGCGAGTACGACCTGAAGTTGATCCTGGCCTTCGGCACGGTCAGTCAGCTGGGGCTGATCACGGTCATGGTCGGCACCGGCGGCAGCGACATGATGCTCGGCGGACTGGCGATGCTGGTGGCACACGCCATGTTCAAGGCGGCGCTGTTCATGGTCGTCGGCATCATCGACCACGCCACCGGCACCCGCGACATCCGCAGACTGGCCTGGCTCGGCGCCAAGGCGCGGCCGCTGTTCGTCATCGCCGTCGGCGCATCTGCCAGCATGGCGGCGCTGCCCCCGTTCTTCGGTTTCGTCGCCAAGGAAACCGACCTGGCCACCGTGCTGCATACCCCCACCCTCGGCGTCTTCGCCCCGGTGGTGCTGGTCGGCGTCGTGATCGGCTCGGTGTTCACGACCATCTACAGCCTGCGCTTCCTGTTCGGTGCGTTCGGCCGCAAGGGGCGCCCCGAGCCGAGCACCCGCGTCGCCGAGATGCACCGGCCCGAGCGCACGTTCATGATCGCGCCGGGCATCCTCGCGGCCGCGGGCCTGGCCTTCGGGATCTGGCCCGTCGGGGTCGGCGACGTGCTGGAGGATTACGCCGACACGGTGCCCGGCGGCAACAACGAGTACCACCTCGCGCTGTGGCACGGCGTGAACGTGCCGCTGCTGTTGTCGGTGCTGGTGATCGCCACCGGCGTGGCGGCCTTCGTCGGCCGCGAACGGCTGCGCCGGTTCCGCACGATGCGCGAACCACTCGGCAACGCCGACCACGTGTACGACGCCGTGATACGCCGGCTCGACCTGTGGGCGGTGGAACTCACCGCTGTCACCCAGCGCGGTTCCATCCCGGCCACCCAGGCCGCGATCCTGTCGACGCTGGTGCTGGTGCCCACCATCGCGCTCGCGGTGGGTGCGCGCGACCACCCGCAGTTCAGGCTGTGGGGTTCACCGCTTCAGGTGGTGATCGGTCTGATCATCCTGGCCGCCGCGCTCGGCGCTCTGGTGATGCGCAACCGCCTGGCGGCAGTGCTGCTCGTCGGCGTGACCGGATACGGGTGCGGGGTGATCTTCGCGCTGCACGGTGCGCCGGATCTGGCCCTGACCCAGTTCCTGGTCGAGACGTTGACCCTCGTGGTGTTCGTCCTGGTGCTGCGCACGTTGCCCGCCGAAGCCGACCGGGTCCACATCCGCAGATACCGGTGGCCGCGGGCGGCGCTGGCACTGGCGGTCGGTGCGACCGTGACCACCTTGGCGGTGTACGCGATGGCCGCGCGCACCGGAACTCCGATCGCCTCGTTGATCCCCGAGGCGGCGTACTACCGCGGCCACGGCGCCAACGCCGTCAACGTGCTACTGGTCGACATCCGGGCCTGGGACACCATGGGCGAAGTCATGGTGCTCGTGGTCGCGGCGACCGGCGTCGCCTCAATGGTGTTCCGGCACAGGAGGTTCGGGGCACCGCCGCGGGTCTCGGATGCGGGTCAGCCCGACATCGGCCGGCTACCGGCGATCGTGAACACCAGCCCGGCGGCCGGCGACATCACCTGGCTGCGCGGCAGCGAACTGCGTGACCCGCGGCACCGGTCGTTGATCCTCGAGGTCGCCACCCGCGTCATCTTCCCGCTGATCATGGTCTTGTCGGCGTACTTCTTCTTCGCGGGACACAACACTCCCGGCGGCGGATTCGCCGGCGGATTGACCGCCGGGCTCGCGCTGGTGCTGCGCTACCTCGCGGGCGGTCGCTACGAACTGGGCGAGACGCTGCCGCTGGACGCGGGCAAGATCCTGGGCGCGGGACTCACTTTATGCGCCGGTACCGCGTTCGCCTCGCTGCTGGTGGGGGCGCCCGCGCTGTCGTCGGCGCTGATCGAGATCGACGTGCCGGTGTTGGGCACCGTCAAGTTCGTCACCGCATTGTTCTTCGACCTCGGGGTGTACCTCATCGTCGTGGGTCTGGTGCTCGACGTGTTGCGTAGCCTCGGTGCCCGCATCGACGTGGAGTTGGGCCAGGAGCAGAAGACGGTGGTGTCTACGCAATGA
- a CDS encoding multisubunit Na+/H+ antiporter subunit MnhE, with protein MRSVALRVWIFCWLVFVWILLWGNFSAANVLSGAAVAALITWLLPLPAVPVEGKVHVLSLIRLILTVAYRLVLSSVQVAVLSLKPRPPLSAVLRAQLSVKSDLVLSLAVVIFNLIPGSIVLEIDQTRRLLYMHVIDVGSDRALQAFYHQVAVIERLLVATFERPEDWRPAHEHEEHEA; from the coding sequence ATGAGAAGCGTTGCGCTGCGCGTCTGGATCTTCTGCTGGCTGGTGTTCGTCTGGATCCTGCTGTGGGGCAACTTCTCCGCGGCGAATGTGCTCTCGGGTGCGGCCGTTGCGGCGTTGATCACATGGTTGCTGCCCCTGCCCGCCGTGCCGGTCGAAGGCAAGGTGCACGTGCTGTCGCTGATCCGCCTCATCCTCACGGTCGCCTACCGTTTGGTGCTGTCCTCGGTCCAGGTCGCGGTGCTGTCGTTGAAACCCCGACCACCACTGTCAGCGGTGCTGCGCGCGCAGCTTTCCGTGAAGTCGGACCTCGTGCTGTCGCTGGCGGTCGTCATCTTCAACCTGATCCCCGGATCGATCGTGCTCGAGATCGACCAGACCCGCCGGCTGCTCTACATGCATGTCATCGATGTCGGCTCCGACCGCGCACTGCAAGCGTTCTACCACCAGGTGGCTGTGATCGAACGGCTGCTGGTCGCGACATTCGAGCGTCCCGAGGACTGGCGCCCGGCGCATGAGCACGAGGAGCACGAAGCATGA
- the mrpC gene encoding multisubunit Na+/H+ antiporter subunit MnhC, which yields MTTSLVPLILLGGLTSAGVYLLLERNLTRMLLGLLLISNAINLLILIAGGPSGKPPIWGRGSDEHTTTADPLAQGMILTAIVITMGVAAFVLAMAYRTYRLTTAEEVGDDPEDAKVSELASKDIAAVEEDRPQPEAARDTDAPDELDALPGYEGSK from the coding sequence ATGACCACCTCTCTCGTGCCCCTCATCCTGCTCGGCGGCCTCACCAGCGCAGGCGTCTACCTGCTGCTCGAGCGCAACCTGACCCGAATGTTGCTGGGGCTGTTGCTCATCAGCAATGCCATCAACCTACTGATCCTCATCGCCGGCGGCCCGTCCGGTAAGCCCCCTATCTGGGGCCGGGGCAGCGACGAGCACACCACCACCGCGGATCCGTTGGCCCAGGGCATGATCCTGACCGCGATCGTCATCACGATGGGCGTCGCGGCGTTCGTGCTGGCGATGGCCTACCGGACCTATCGGTTGACCACCGCCGAGGAAGTGGGCGACGACCCCGAGGATGCCAAGGTCTCCGAGTTGGCCTCGAAGGACATCGCCGCCGTCGAAGAGGACCGACCCCAGCCTGAAGCCGCCCGCGACACCGATGCACCCGACGAGTTGGACGCCCTGCCCGGTTACGAAGGATCGAAGTGA
- a CDS encoding multisubunit Na+/H+ antiporter subunit MnhF: MITVWVIAAVMMTAAAAITMFRLLAGPSTLDRLVAVDTLIAVAMCGIGIWSAYSLDSTVTYGMAALALISFVGTVSVARFRVPDVDKSRTIGGRG, from the coding sequence ATGATCACCGTCTGGGTCATCGCCGCGGTGATGATGACCGCCGCCGCCGCGATCACGATGTTCCGTCTCCTTGCCGGGCCGAGCACACTGGACCGCCTGGTCGCCGTCGACACGCTCATCGCCGTGGCGATGTGCGGGATCGGCATCTGGAGCGCCTACAGCCTGGACAGCACCGTCACCTACGGCATGGCCGCATTGGCTTTGATCAGCTTCGTCGGCACGGTCAGCGTCGCCCGATTCCGCGTCCCCGACGTCGACAAGTCCCGCACCATCGGGGGGCGAGGATGA
- a CDS encoding peptidase S16, lon domain protein — MAAIPMFPLQVAMLPGEELPLRIFEPRYSALVSDCLATEDPAFGVVLITAGREVGGGDVRSDVGALAHIGEVADFGDGRYRLKCAVGERIRVIEWQPDDPYPRAAVEPWPDQPGEPVEADAIRDVEDRMVALFERIAAARGADVNGREFVAGADASGDAGKWLYTLTSRLPMGQADRYAVLAAPTVAERLAALSDAVETVTAMVEFQLSGE, encoded by the coding sequence GTGGCGGCCATCCCGATGTTCCCGCTGCAGGTGGCGATGCTACCCGGCGAGGAGCTTCCGTTGCGGATCTTCGAACCTCGTTACAGCGCACTGGTTTCGGACTGTCTGGCTACCGAGGACCCGGCGTTCGGCGTCGTGTTGATCACGGCGGGCAGGGAAGTGGGCGGCGGGGACGTCCGCAGCGACGTCGGCGCGCTGGCACACATCGGCGAGGTCGCCGATTTCGGTGACGGCCGCTACCGCCTCAAATGCGCGGTTGGCGAACGTATTCGGGTCATCGAGTGGCAGCCCGACGACCCGTATCCACGCGCAGCGGTAGAACCGTGGCCCGATCAGCCGGGTGAGCCCGTCGAGGCGGACGCGATCCGCGACGTGGAGGACCGCATGGTCGCGCTGTTCGAACGCATCGCCGCCGCACGCGGGGCCGACGTCAACGGCCGCGAATTCGTGGCGGGTGCGGACGCGTCCGGCGATGCCGGTAAGTGGTTGTACACGTTGACCTCTCGCCTGCCGATGGGGCAGGCCGACCGCTACGCGGTGCTGGCTGCGCCGACCGTCGCCGAGCGGCTGGCTGCGCTGAGCGACGCCGTCGAGACCGTGACCGCAATGGTCGAGTTCCAGCTGTCGGGGGAGTAG
- the ybdK_2 gene encoding carboxylate-amine ligase, YbdK family encodes MLSVPASSHIDFVGSPRPTVGVEWEFALVDATTRDLSNEATAVIEELGENNPRVHKELLRNTVEIVTGICDSVPEAMNDLRSTLVTAREIVRGRGMELFCAGTHPFAKWSPGSLTDAPRYAELIKRTQWWGRQMLIWGVHVHVGVRSAHKVMPINTSLLNHYPHLLALSASSPFWDGEDTGYASNRAMMFQQLPTAGLPFHFQSWAEWERFVYDQKKTGIIDHMNEIRWDVRPSPHIGTVEIRIFDGVSNLRELGALVALTHCLVVDLDRRLDAGESLPTMPPWHVQENKWRAARYGLDAIIIQDANSNERLVTEDLDELLNRLEPVAASLHCADELRHVADIYGGGGSYQRQRRVAEEHDGDLRAVVDALVAELEL; translated from the coding sequence GTGTTATCCGTACCGGCTAGCAGCCACATCGATTTCGTCGGCTCGCCCCGACCGACGGTCGGGGTCGAGTGGGAGTTCGCGCTCGTCGACGCGACGACGCGGGACCTGAGCAACGAAGCCACTGCGGTCATCGAGGAGCTCGGCGAGAACAACCCGCGTGTGCACAAGGAGCTGCTGCGCAACACCGTAGAGATCGTCACGGGCATCTGCGATTCGGTGCCCGAGGCGATGAACGATCTGCGTTCGACGCTGGTGACGGCCCGCGAGATCGTCCGGGGTCGCGGGATGGAGTTGTTCTGCGCGGGCACGCACCCGTTCGCGAAGTGGTCGCCGGGCAGCCTGACCGACGCCCCCCGCTATGCCGAGCTGATCAAGCGCACCCAGTGGTGGGGCAGGCAGATGCTGATCTGGGGTGTGCACGTGCACGTCGGGGTCCGCTCCGCGCACAAGGTGATGCCGATCAACACCTCGCTGCTCAACCACTACCCGCATCTGTTGGCCCTGTCGGCGTCGTCCCCGTTCTGGGACGGTGAGGACACCGGCTATGCGTCCAACCGGGCGATGATGTTTCAGCAGCTGCCGACGGCCGGGCTGCCGTTCCACTTTCAGTCGTGGGCGGAGTGGGAGCGTTTCGTCTACGACCAGAAGAAGACCGGCATCATCGACCACATGAACGAAATCCGTTGGGATGTCCGGCCTTCGCCGCATATCGGGACGGTGGAGATCCGGATATTCGACGGTGTCTCCAATCTGCGCGAGTTGGGTGCGCTGGTGGCGTTGACGCATTGTCTGGTCGTCGACCTCGACCGGCGGCTCGACGCCGGTGAGTCGCTGCCCACCATGCCCCCGTGGCACGTGCAGGAGAACAAGTGGCGCGCAGCGCGTTACGGCCTCGACGCCATCATCATCCAGGATGCCAACAGCAACGAACGGTTGGTGACCGAGGACCTCGACGAGCTGCTCAACCGTCTCGAACCGGTTGCCGCGTCGCTGCACTGCGCCGACGAACTACGGCACGTCGCCGACATCTACGGGGGCGGCGGGTCGTATCAACGTCAACGCCGCGTCGCCGAGGAGCACGACGGCGACCTGCGCGCCGTCGTCGACGCCCTGGTCGCCGAACTGGAGCTGTAG